One segment of Streptomyces bathyalis DNA contains the following:
- a CDS encoding flavin monoamine oxidase family protein produces the protein MTSTVPTAVHEEQQPATAAARPLTMSGPDFPFAYDDFLAHPAGQGSVPATEHGTEVAVIGGGLSGMVTAYELMKAGLKPVVYEADRIGGRLRTERFEGCEGELTAEMGAMRFPPSSTAFQHYVELTGLETEPFPNPLAPATPSTVVDLKGTSHYARTLDDLPPVFHRVMDAWNACLEDGAEFSAMQRALRERDVPRIREIWSRLVHKLDNQTFYGFLCDSESFASFRHREIFGQVGFGTGGWDTDFPNSILEILRVVYTGADDDHRSIVGGSQQLPERLWELEPDKLVHWPAGTSLASLHRDGGDGRGGRARGGHRPAVTRMRRTAGNRITVTDASGDIRTYRAAVFTAQSWMLLSKIDCDDALLPIDHWTAVERTHYMESSKLFVPVDRPFWLDEAVDDRGEPTGRDVMSMTLTDRMTRGTYLLDDGPDRPAVICLSYTWCDDSLKWLPLDADQRMEVMLKSLGEIYPKVDIRSHITGSPVTVSWENEPYFMGAFKANLPGHYRYQRRLFTHFMQDDLPEDKRGLFLAGDDISWTAGWAEGAVQTALNAVWGVLHHLGGGTDPSNPGPGDVYDEIAPVLLPED, from the coding sequence ATGACGTCCACGGTGCCCACAGCCGTACACGAGGAGCAGCAGCCCGCGACCGCGGCCGCCAGGCCGCTGACCATGTCCGGGCCCGACTTCCCGTTCGCCTACGACGACTTCCTCGCCCACCCGGCGGGCCAGGGGTCGGTGCCCGCCACGGAACACGGCACCGAGGTCGCCGTGATCGGCGGTGGACTCTCCGGCATGGTCACCGCCTACGAGCTGATGAAGGCCGGCCTCAAGCCCGTCGTCTACGAAGCCGACCGCATCGGCGGGCGGCTGCGCACCGAGCGGTTCGAGGGCTGTGAGGGCGAACTGACCGCCGAGATGGGAGCCATGCGCTTCCCGCCGTCCTCGACCGCCTTCCAGCACTACGTCGAGCTGACCGGCCTGGAGACCGAGCCGTTCCCCAACCCCCTTGCGCCCGCGACGCCTTCGACGGTCGTGGACCTCAAGGGCACCTCGCACTACGCCCGTACGCTCGATGACCTTCCACCCGTCTTCCACCGGGTCATGGACGCCTGGAACGCCTGCCTGGAGGACGGGGCCGAATTCTCCGCCATGCAGCGGGCGTTGAGGGAGCGGGACGTGCCGCGTATCCGTGAGATCTGGTCCCGGCTGGTGCACAAGCTCGACAACCAGACCTTCTACGGCTTCCTCTGCGACTCGGAGTCCTTCGCCTCCTTCCGGCACCGCGAGATCTTCGGGCAGGTGGGATTCGGCACCGGCGGCTGGGACACCGACTTCCCCAACTCCATCCTGGAGATCCTCCGCGTCGTCTACACCGGCGCCGACGACGACCACCGCAGCATCGTCGGCGGAAGCCAGCAACTCCCGGAGCGGCTTTGGGAGTTGGAGCCCGACAAGCTCGTGCACTGGCCGGCCGGAACCTCCCTGGCGTCGCTCCACCGGGACGGGGGAGACGGCCGGGGCGGCCGGGCGCGAGGGGGACACCGTCCCGCCGTCACCCGCATGCGCCGCACCGCGGGCAACCGCATCACCGTCACCGACGCCTCCGGCGACATCCGCACCTACCGTGCGGCTGTCTTCACGGCCCAGTCGTGGATGCTGCTGAGCAAGATCGACTGCGACGACGCGCTGCTGCCCATCGACCACTGGACGGCCGTGGAGCGCACCCACTACATGGAGTCCTCCAAGCTGTTCGTGCCCGTGGACCGGCCGTTCTGGCTCGACGAGGCCGTCGACGACAGGGGCGAGCCGACCGGCCGCGACGTGATGAGCATGACGCTCACCGACCGGATGACGCGCGGCACCTATCTGCTGGACGACGGACCGGACCGGCCCGCCGTCATCTGCCTCTCGTACACGTGGTGCGACGACAGCCTCAAGTGGCTGCCGCTCGACGCCGATCAGCGCATGGAGGTGATGCTGAAGTCGCTGGGGGAGATCTATCCGAAGGTCGACATCCGCAGCCACATCACCGGCAGCCCGGTCACCGTCTCCTGGGAGAACGAGCCGTACTTCATGGGCGCGTTCAAGGCCAATCTGCCCGGCCACTACCGCTACCAGCGGCGGCTGTTCACCCACTTCATGCAGGACGACCTGCCGGAGGACAAGCGCGGGCTCTTCCTCGCGGGCGACGACATCTCCTGGACGGCGGGCTGGGCGGAGGGCGCTGTGCAGACCGCGCTCAACGCCGTGTGGGGCGTGCTGCACCACCTCGGCGGCGGCACCGACCCGTCCAACCCGGGGCCGGGCGACGTCTACGACGAGATCGCTCCGGTGCTGCTGCCGGAGGACTGA
- the tgmC gene encoding ATP-grasp peptide maturase system methyltransferase gives MMSSRSFRQGLVGELRAQGRLTDPAWRAAVEAVPRELFLDDAVFRPDGTQWDPIRREQFDDEDWLRLVYSDTTWVTQIDGMNAAEATGPLSGRPTSSSTLPSLVMRMVELAGIGDGDKVLEIGTGTGYSTAMLCHRLGDQLVYSVECDKELAATAAQHLHAAGRRPASVVGDGLRGHQDGADYDAVIATCAVRSIPPSWLWQLKDGGSITTTISGWMLASGLIRLALDEEGVARGRFAGDRVTYMLARPHERPPRPTFYQHPGTTRATRVNPDMLEGWTARFVAQLGAPSAELTRSGDGVALVDVATGSQAWTEPDGGGWAVHQDGPLRLWDQVEDALMTWQEQDAPDQTAFGMTVTEWDQIVWLGDTDGPRWRLPL, from the coding sequence ATGATGAGCAGCAGATCCTTTCGCCAAGGCCTCGTCGGCGAACTCAGAGCCCAAGGCCGGCTCACCGACCCGGCATGGCGAGCCGCCGTCGAAGCTGTGCCGCGCGAATTGTTTCTGGATGACGCTGTCTTCCGGCCCGACGGAACGCAGTGGGATCCCATCCGCCGCGAGCAGTTCGATGACGAGGACTGGCTCCGCCTGGTGTACTCCGACACCACCTGGGTTACGCAGATCGACGGCATGAACGCAGCGGAGGCCACCGGCCCGCTGTCCGGACGGCCCACCTCGTCGAGCACCCTGCCTTCTCTGGTGATGCGAATGGTCGAGCTCGCCGGTATCGGCGACGGCGACAAAGTGCTGGAGATCGGCACCGGTACCGGCTATTCCACGGCGATGCTCTGCCATCGGCTCGGCGACCAACTCGTGTACTCCGTCGAGTGCGACAAGGAACTGGCCGCGACCGCAGCGCAGCACCTCCACGCTGCCGGCCGGAGGCCGGCATCCGTCGTCGGTGACGGCCTGCGCGGCCATCAGGACGGAGCAGACTACGACGCCGTCATCGCCACCTGCGCCGTGCGCAGTATCCCGCCCTCGTGGCTCTGGCAGCTCAAGGACGGTGGCAGCATCACCACCACCATCAGCGGGTGGATGCTCGCCTCCGGGCTGATCCGCCTCGCCCTCGACGAAGAGGGGGTGGCCCGCGGCCGATTCGCCGGCGACCGCGTCACATACATGCTCGCCAGGCCACATGAACGCCCGCCGCGGCCCACCTTCTATCAGCACCCGGGCACCACCCGGGCCACCCGCGTGAACCCGGACATGCTGGAGGGCTGGACAGCGCGGTTCGTCGCGCAACTCGGCGCTCCTTCAGCCGAGTTGACGCGTTCGGGGGACGGTGTCGCCTTGGTCGACGTCGCCACCGGATCCCAGGCCTGGACCGAGCCGGACGGCGGCGGCTGGGCGGTCCATCAGGACGGCCCGCTGCGCCTGTGGGACCAGGTCGAAGACGCGCTGATGACGTGGCAGGAGCAGGACGCGCCCGATCAGACAGCGTTCGGCATGACCGTCACGGAATGGGATCAGATCGTGTGGCTCGGCGACACCGACGGCCCCCGCTGGCGCCTGCCACTCTGA
- the tgmB gene encoding ATP-grasp ribosomal peptide maturase has product MTTPAPVLVVTRLDDATADIVVEELNRRAAPVVRLDPGDFPTSVTVSAYVDSCGLAGEIRTATRAPALGRVRSVYWRRPRPYTAPPEIEGPDARWCVDQARYGLGGILAALPDAHYLNHPWRNRAAEYKPAQLAAAVRCGLQVPRTLLTNDPAEARRFVREHGPAVYKPLYNTDYTDKQGRGLTVWVDKVDPDELDAGVGQTMHLFQEYVEKVADIRLTAVGDHLFAVRIDGSPGVDWRRHYDELDYTLIDTPPEVASAVHDYLAVFGLNYGAFDFGLDAAGTWHWHECNPNGQFAWFPEPITGRITAAIADQLQHPDRNRP; this is encoded by the coding sequence TTGACCACACCGGCGCCTGTCCTGGTGGTCACGCGACTGGACGACGCCACGGCCGACATCGTCGTTGAAGAACTGAACCGGCGCGCAGCGCCGGTTGTGCGGCTCGACCCCGGCGATTTCCCGACTTCGGTCACCGTGAGCGCGTACGTGGACAGCTGCGGGCTTGCCGGGGAGATTCGGACTGCCACCCGGGCCCCGGCCCTGGGAAGGGTGCGGTCCGTCTACTGGCGCCGACCGCGCCCGTACACCGCTCCCCCGGAGATAGAGGGGCCCGACGCCCGCTGGTGCGTCGACCAGGCCCGCTACGGGCTCGGCGGCATCCTGGCAGCGCTGCCGGACGCGCACTACCTCAACCACCCATGGCGCAACCGGGCTGCGGAGTACAAGCCGGCCCAACTGGCTGCGGCCGTGCGGTGCGGCCTGCAGGTTCCGCGGACGTTGCTGACCAACGACCCGGCGGAGGCGCGCCGATTCGTGCGCGAACACGGGCCCGCCGTCTACAAGCCGCTGTACAACACCGACTACACCGACAAGCAGGGCCGTGGCCTCACTGTCTGGGTCGACAAGGTCGATCCTGATGAACTGGACGCCGGAGTCGGCCAGACGATGCACCTGTTCCAGGAGTACGTGGAGAAAGTCGCGGACATCCGGCTCACCGCTGTCGGGGACCATCTGTTCGCCGTACGGATCGACGGCTCCCCGGGCGTGGACTGGCGTCGCCACTATGACGAGCTCGATTACACCCTCATCGACACACCACCTGAGGTGGCGAGTGCGGTGCACGACTACCTCGCCGTCTTCGGTCTGAACTACGGCGCCTTCGACTTCGGGCTTGACGCCGCCGGCACGTGGCACTGGCATGAGTGCAATCCCAATGGGCAATTCGCCTGGTTTCCCGAGCCCATCACAGGCCGGATCACTGCAGCCATCGCCGACCAACTCCAGCACCCCGACCGGAACCGCCCATGA
- the tgmA gene encoding putative ATP-grasp-modified RiPP, with protein MNAQVATKPWGLSRMKPFPATAVLDAARVVLDPKSQTGRRIGPDGRDVPALDRHKRSETAKETNTRTSLDGNTDEGSDQEGDSD; from the coding sequence ATGAATGCCCAAGTCGCGACGAAACCTTGGGGATTGTCCCGGATGAAGCCTTTCCCGGCCACGGCTGTTCTCGACGCCGCCAGAGTCGTGCTGGATCCGAAGAGTCAGACGGGAAGGCGGATTGGGCCGGACGGCCGGGACGTTCCGGCTCTGGACAGGCACAAACGCTCCGAGACGGCCAAGGAGACGAACACGAGGACCTCCTTGGACGGCAACACGGATGAGGGCAGTGACCAGGAGGGGGACTCCGATTGA
- a CDS encoding TIGR03619 family F420-dependent LLM class oxidoreductase, with amino-acid sequence MTLRLGLGLPQMKHFAPGSDVTAVAREAEACGYDSLWVFERTLVPEDPVDGMYGVEGRPWPETFRHIADPLVTLAQAAAVTERVRLGTSVLVGPLHAPFDLARALGTLSAASGGRLVAGFGTGWSRDEYAAAGADFSRRGALLDELLDVCEEVWSPGPSAYEGSRMRLAPADVGPKPQAGRIPVLLAASNSRTLERIARRADGWAPSLTPHPVVARTRAKLRELAERNGRDPDSLTVVQRCSLRLTDKPLDAGRRTHQGTVEQVVEDLAEGVAAGVDEAILDLQAVSRDAAELTDAARALHAAVRKAGM; translated from the coding sequence ATGACGCTGCGACTGGGCCTGGGTCTGCCACAGATGAAGCACTTCGCGCCGGGAAGCGATGTGACGGCGGTGGCGCGGGAGGCGGAGGCGTGCGGCTACGACAGCCTGTGGGTCTTCGAACGCACCCTCGTTCCCGAGGATCCCGTCGACGGCATGTACGGCGTCGAGGGCCGCCCCTGGCCCGAGACCTTCCGGCACATCGCCGACCCTCTGGTCACGCTCGCGCAGGCCGCGGCGGTCACGGAACGGGTCCGGCTGGGCACGTCCGTGCTGGTCGGGCCGCTGCACGCTCCGTTCGACCTGGCCCGTGCCCTGGGCACGTTGAGCGCCGCGAGCGGCGGCCGTCTCGTCGCGGGCTTCGGCACCGGCTGGTCGCGTGACGAATACGCCGCGGCCGGCGCGGACTTCAGCCGGCGGGGTGCCCTGCTGGACGAACTGCTGGACGTGTGCGAAGAGGTGTGGAGCCCCGGCCCGTCGGCGTACGAGGGCAGCCGCATGCGTCTCGCCCCGGCGGACGTCGGGCCCAAGCCGCAGGCCGGCAGGATCCCGGTGCTGCTGGCCGCGAGCAACTCCCGCACCCTGGAGCGGATCGCCCGCCGCGCCGACGGCTGGGCCCCCTCCCTCACGCCCCACCCCGTCGTCGCCCGGACCCGCGCGAAGCTGCGCGAGCTGGCCGAGCGCAACGGCCGCGACCCGGACTCGCTCACCGTCGTGCAGCGGTGCAGCCTCCGCCTCACGGACAAGCCGCTCGACGCCGGGCGCAGGACGCACCAGGGCACCGTCGAGCAGGTCGTCGAGGATCTCGCGGAGGGCGTCGCGGCAGGTGTCGACGAGGCGATCCTGGACCTGCAGGCAGTGTCGCGCGACGCGGCCGAACTGACCGATGCGGCACGGGCGTTGCACGCGGCGGTGCGCAAGGCCGGCATGTGA
- a CDS encoding MBL fold metallo-hydrolase, with translation MRITKYTHACVRLEHEGRVLVIDPGTWSEPAALRGADAVLVTHEHADHIDVLRLAGLDVPVHAPAGADIPRLDVTGVSAGTDFSAGGFRVRATGGRHAFVHGGRPDCANLGYIIDDAVYHPGDSLHVPEQPIETLLVPAQGSWMKTGEAVEFVNAVRPQRAFAIHDGQINDRGLSSVNRWLAEETDCGYRYLRPGESL, from the coding sequence ATGCGGATCACGAAGTACACCCACGCATGTGTGCGGCTGGAACACGAGGGCCGTGTGCTGGTCATCGATCCCGGGACATGGAGCGAGCCGGCCGCGCTGAGGGGCGCCGACGCCGTGCTGGTGACCCACGAACACGCGGATCACATCGATGTCCTGCGCCTCGCGGGGCTGGACGTGCCGGTCCATGCCCCTGCCGGAGCGGACATCCCACGGCTGGACGTGACTGGGGTGTCCGCCGGAACTGACTTCTCCGCCGGGGGCTTCCGCGTACGTGCGACCGGCGGTCGGCACGCGTTCGTTCACGGCGGCCGGCCGGATTGTGCGAACCTCGGCTACATCATCGACGACGCGGTCTACCACCCCGGAGACTCGCTGCACGTGCCGGAGCAGCCGATCGAGACGCTGCTGGTTCCGGCTCAGGGGTCGTGGATGAAGACGGGGGAGGCGGTCGAGTTCGTGAACGCGGTCCGGCCTCAGCGGGCGTTCGCCATTCACGACGGCCAGATCAACGACCGCGGCCTGAGCAGCGTCAACAGGTGGCTTGCCGAGGAGACCGACTGCGGCTACCGGTATCTGAGACCCGGCGAATCGCTGTGA
- a CDS encoding DUF5995 family protein, translating to MTSAERTPLRSATPAVPHPGPPHPPGTFDSVVRRMRGVGARLPQGDGVAVFGRVYLSVTVELQRRLESGWFSDRASAEELGARFAGRFLAAVGAHAAGHRPPASWRPLFQMRRHPYVRPLQFALAGINAHVGYDLPLALLATCEARQTEPEALEGDFERVGDLLTLLEERIREELMPGPDVLDVADPLTHLLGSWSLEMARSGAWMAFRALWGLRVQPELAGEFAEGLDASVGLAGRCLLTPLPCADRAHGGDATRRSSGHGA from the coding sequence ATGACGTCAGCTGAACGGACACCCCTGCGGAGCGCGACGCCCGCGGTGCCGCACCCGGGCCCACCGCATCCGCCGGGAACGTTCGACTCGGTGGTGCGGCGCATGCGCGGCGTCGGTGCGCGGCTTCCCCAGGGCGACGGCGTGGCCGTCTTCGGCCGCGTCTATCTCTCGGTGACCGTGGAGCTCCAACGGCGGCTGGAATCGGGCTGGTTCAGCGACCGCGCTTCCGCCGAGGAGCTCGGCGCGCGATTCGCCGGCCGCTTCCTCGCTGCGGTCGGGGCACACGCAGCGGGCCACCGCCCCCCTGCGTCCTGGCGGCCGCTGTTCCAGATGCGGCGCCATCCGTACGTCCGTCCCCTCCAGTTCGCCTTGGCGGGGATCAACGCGCACGTGGGGTACGACCTGCCGCTGGCGCTGCTGGCCACCTGCGAGGCCCGGCAGACCGAACCGGAGGCGCTGGAGGGCGACTTCGAGCGCGTCGGGGATCTGCTGACGCTTCTGGAGGAGCGCATCCGTGAGGAGCTGATGCCGGGCCCGGACGTCCTGGACGTGGCCGATCCGCTCACGCACCTGCTCGGTTCGTGGAGCCTGGAGATGGCCCGCTCGGGTGCGTGGATGGCCTTCCGCGCCCTGTGGGGTCTGCGGGTGCAGCCGGAGCTGGCCGGGGAGTTCGCCGAGGGTCTGGACGCGAGCGTGGGCCTGGCCGGGCGGTGTCTGCTGACTCCCCTGCCGTGCGCCGACAGGGCCCACGGCGGCGACGCGACGAGACGCTCCAGTGGGCACGGTGCATGA
- a CDS encoding MFS transporter, which yields MQQTATDAATRRARRAISAVFAVHGVVSGSFATAIPWIREHLQLGHGWLGMALVFLTIGASAAMPLSARLAHRHGPRRSLAWLSLMCCAGLALPALSPSLLWLCVILFVYGCGLGLMDVAMNAHGVQIEERYGKSVMSGLHGMWSVGTLLGGAIGAFAAHAGIDGRVHLGVVAPVTAAAAVVACRWTLDVREQPTATGGEAGGSGSGTEAEAEAEAPPRFALPSRAALTVGLMGFFAVFAEGSSMDWSGIYLRDVTHADRGLAASAFTAFACTMAVTRLLGDVVVRRLGPVRTVRISGLTAATGGALVVVARTPALAITGFALIGVGVAVVVPLCFAAAGRIPSASPGQEIAGVATLAYASGLAAPAAVGWIAEATSLSVSFGLVTVLMLGLVLGAGMLRPEGRTTASASGEGSPARAESHPASAPETS from the coding sequence ATGCAGCAGACCGCCACCGACGCGGCCACCCGCCGTGCACGGCGCGCGATCTCCGCCGTCTTCGCCGTGCACGGTGTGGTGAGCGGCAGCTTCGCCACTGCCATCCCGTGGATCCGTGAGCACCTCCAACTCGGCCACGGCTGGCTGGGGATGGCGCTGGTCTTCCTCACGATCGGGGCTTCGGCGGCGATGCCGCTCTCCGCACGCCTCGCGCATCGCCACGGTCCGCGCCGCTCGCTGGCGTGGCTGTCGCTGATGTGCTGTGCGGGGCTGGCGCTGCCCGCGCTCTCGCCGTCGCTGCTGTGGCTGTGCGTGATCCTCTTCGTGTACGGGTGCGGGCTCGGCCTCATGGACGTCGCGATGAACGCCCACGGGGTGCAGATCGAGGAGCGGTACGGGAAGTCGGTGATGTCCGGTCTGCACGGCATGTGGAGCGTGGGCACTCTGCTGGGCGGCGCGATCGGTGCGTTCGCCGCGCACGCCGGTATCGACGGGCGCGTCCATCTCGGCGTCGTTGCGCCGGTGACCGCCGCCGCGGCCGTCGTGGCGTGCCGCTGGACGCTGGACGTGAGGGAGCAGCCGACGGCCACCGGAGGAGAGGCCGGCGGGTCCGGCTCCGGGACCGAGGCGGAGGCGGAGGCGGAGGCACCGCCTCGCTTCGCCCTGCCGAGCCGGGCCGCGCTCACTGTCGGACTCATGGGTTTCTTCGCGGTCTTCGCGGAGGGCTCGTCGATGGACTGGTCGGGCATCTATCTGCGCGACGTGACGCACGCCGATCGGGGCCTGGCCGCCTCGGCGTTCACCGCCTTCGCGTGCACGATGGCCGTCACCAGGCTCCTGGGCGACGTGGTGGTGCGGCGGCTGGGACCGGTGCGGACGGTGAGGATCAGCGGGCTGACCGCGGCAACGGGCGGAGCCCTGGTGGTGGTCGCGCGTACACCCGCACTGGCGATCACCGGCTTTGCGCTGATCGGGGTCGGTGTCGCCGTGGTGGTGCCGCTGTGCTTCGCGGCGGCGGGCCGAATACCGTCCGCGTCACCGGGTCAGGAGATCGCGGGCGTCGCCACTCTCGCCTACGCCTCGGGGCTGGCGGCTCCCGCCGCCGTCGGCTGGATCGCGGAGGCCACGTCGCTGTCCGTGTCGTTCGGGCTGGTCACGGTGCTGATGCTGGGTCTGGTGCTGGGTGCGGGGATGCTGCGTCCCGAAGGGCGCACGACGGCCTCGGCCTCGGGCGAGGGCTCCCCCGCCAGGGCGGAGAGCCACCCGGCGTCCGCTCCCGAGACCTCCTGA
- the ribD gene encoding bifunctional diaminohydroxyphosphoribosylaminopyrimidine deaminase/5-amino-6-(5-phosphoribosylamino)uracil reductase RibD, which translates to MRRAVELASRGLGSTSPNPVVGCVVLSPEGYPVGEGWHQRAGGPHAEIHALAEAGDDARGGTAVVTLEPCDRTGRTGPCSRALIDAGIARVVYAVADPSAPGGASSLAEAGIDVVQGLLADEAAAGNAAWLTSVREQRPYVIWKYAATLDGRIAATDGSSRWITSDEARADVHRLRARTDAVLVGSGTARADDPHLAVRGVSGAVQPLRVVLDTDASVVRPGARVLDDAAPTLVAVAEDADAGELEGVAQLLRLPRAGDGRPGVDLAALLGELHARDVRSVLLEGGPTLAGAFVAAGLVDEVIGYVAPVLLGAGPAALGDAGIATIAQALRLKVTETVRVGPDLRITAVPATAARAGTSGASVAVTASTASTASTASTEEF; encoded by the coding sequence ATGCGCCGTGCCGTCGAACTCGCCTCCCGCGGGCTCGGTTCCACCAGCCCGAACCCCGTCGTGGGCTGCGTCGTGCTCAGCCCCGAGGGCTATCCCGTCGGCGAGGGGTGGCACCAGCGCGCAGGCGGCCCGCACGCCGAGATCCACGCCCTGGCCGAGGCGGGCGACGACGCACGCGGCGGCACCGCAGTCGTCACCCTCGAACCCTGCGACCGCACAGGCCGTACGGGCCCCTGCTCCCGTGCCCTCATCGACGCGGGCATCGCGCGGGTCGTCTACGCCGTCGCCGATCCCTCCGCGCCGGGCGGGGCGAGCAGCCTCGCGGAGGCCGGCATCGACGTCGTACAGGGGCTGCTCGCGGACGAGGCGGCAGCCGGCAACGCCGCCTGGCTCACCTCGGTGCGGGAGCAACGCCCCTACGTCATCTGGAAGTACGCCGCGACGCTCGACGGGCGCATCGCCGCCACCGACGGCTCAAGCCGGTGGATCACCTCCGACGAGGCCCGCGCCGACGTCCACCGTCTGCGCGCCCGCACCGACGCGGTGCTCGTCGGCTCCGGCACGGCACGCGCGGACGATCCGCACCTCGCGGTGCGCGGAGTGTCCGGCGCGGTGCAGCCGCTGCGCGTCGTCCTCGACACCGACGCCTCGGTCGTACGGCCCGGCGCCCGCGTCCTCGACGATGCCGCGCCCACGCTCGTCGCCGTCGCGGAGGACGCCGACGCCGGTGAACTCGAGGGCGTCGCCCAGCTGTTGAGGCTGCCGCGCGCCGGGGACGGCCGGCCGGGGGTCGACCTGGCGGCGCTGCTCGGGGAACTGCACGCGCGTGACGTCCGCTCGGTGCTGCTCGAAGGCGGCCCGACGCTGGCCGGGGCGTTCGTCGCGGCCGGACTGGTCGATGAGGTCATCGGCTACGTCGCACCCGTACTGCTCGGCGCCGGGCCCGCCGCACTCGGCGACGCCGGAATCGCCACCATCGCGCAGGCGTTGCGGCTGAAGGTGACCGAGACCGTGCGCGTCGGCCCCGACCTGCGTATCACCGCGGTTCCCGCGACGGCAGCTCGCGCCGGGACCTCCGGCGCTTCCGTCGCGGTCACTGCATCAACCGCATCCACCGCTTCCACCGCTTCCACCGAGGAGTTCTGA
- a CDS encoding riboflavin synthase, giving the protein MFTGIVEELGEVVAVEELPGAARFRLRGPLVTEGARHGESIAVNGVCLTVVEASGGEFTADVIGETLARSCLGALTTGSRVNLERPMALGGRLDGHLVQGHVDGTGTIAGRTEDGTVRVEIPSGLAKYIVEKGSITIDGVSLTVVEAGDTHFTVSLIPTTLALTTLGIKQAGDPVNLEVDVLAKYVERLLTHGGSEVTGSGAGGNGAAGAKEAVR; this is encoded by the coding sequence GTGTTCACCGGAATCGTCGAAGAGCTGGGCGAGGTCGTCGCCGTGGAGGAACTGCCGGGCGCGGCACGCTTCAGGCTGCGCGGCCCTCTCGTCACCGAAGGCGCGCGGCACGGCGAGTCGATCGCCGTCAACGGCGTCTGCCTCACCGTCGTGGAGGCGTCCGGCGGCGAGTTCACGGCCGACGTCATCGGTGAGACCCTGGCCCGCTCCTGCCTCGGCGCCCTGACCACCGGCTCCCGCGTCAACCTCGAGCGCCCCATGGCCCTCGGCGGAAGGCTCGACGGGCACCTCGTCCAGGGCCATGTCGACGGCACGGGCACGATCGCCGGGCGGACCGAGGACGGCACGGTGCGGGTCGAGATCCCCTCGGGGCTGGCCAAGTACATCGTCGAGAAGGGCTCCATCACCATCGACGGCGTCAGCCTCACCGTCGTCGAGGCGGGCGACACGCACTTCACCGTCAGCCTGATCCCCACGACGCTGGCGCTGACCACCCTCGGCATCAAGCAGGCCGGAGACCCGGTCAACCTCGAGGTCGACGTCCTGGCCAAGTACGTCGAGCGGCTGCTCACGCACGGCGGTTCCGAGGTGACCGGCTCCGGTGCGGGCGGCAACGGGGCCGCCGGCGCGAAGGAAGCCGTGCGGTGA
- a CDS encoding nicotinamide mononucleotide transporter family protein translates to MNALGLLNSEAFSAFGQDVIYSDLIGNVIGLAALALGWRRNVLTWPVQVLAGVVLVCAYYSAQLAGGVGKQLLVIVVALWGWWQWRRGNRTAEDGAITVRFARPRERAVLLAGTVAGTLAVGSLFTLMPELSWNPWPDAYIFVGTLAAMTAQARGLVEFWFAWLLVDIVGVPLAFSSGLAFSGLVYVLYLGLVLWGLRSWWLRTRTSAPVASARRESPVEGARP, encoded by the coding sequence GTGAACGCCCTCGGACTGCTCAACAGCGAGGCCTTCAGCGCCTTCGGCCAGGACGTCATCTACTCCGACCTCATCGGCAACGTCATCGGCCTGGCCGCTCTCGCGCTGGGCTGGCGACGCAACGTCCTCACCTGGCCCGTGCAGGTGCTGGCCGGCGTCGTCCTCGTGTGCGCCTACTACTCGGCGCAGCTCGCGGGCGGGGTCGGCAAGCAGCTGCTGGTCATCGTCGTCGCACTGTGGGGCTGGTGGCAGTGGCGCCGCGGCAACCGCACCGCCGAGGACGGTGCGATCACGGTGCGCTTCGCGCGCCCGCGTGAGCGCGCGGTGCTGCTGGCCGGCACCGTCGCGGGCACCCTCGCCGTCGGCTCGCTCTTCACGCTCATGCCGGAGCTGTCGTGGAATCCCTGGCCGGACGCCTACATCTTCGTCGGCACCCTTGCCGCGATGACGGCGCAGGCCCGCGGGCTCGTGGAGTTCTGGTTCGCCTGGCTGCTGGTCGACATCGTCGGCGTCCCGCTGGCCTTCAGCAGCGGGCTGGCCTTCTCGGGGCTGGTCTACGTCCTCTACCTCGGGCTCGTGCTGTGGGGGCTGCGCAGCTGGTGGCTGAGGACCCGCACGAGCGCACCCGTGGCTTCCGCCCGGCGGGAGTCCCCTGTCGAAGGAGCACGTCCATGA